A stretch of the Papaver somniferum cultivar HN1 chromosome 6, ASM357369v1, whole genome shotgun sequence genome encodes the following:
- the LOC113287607 gene encoding protein SMG7L-like, with amino-acid sequence MSGDKRASGYVISAPVVHNNAMGLLNDQKSVIVEAVNAEKQLWQLIHSKGPMNTDVQELYRKARSSYEEIIVNDHELAELQDIEYSLWKLHYKHIDEFRNRIRKASVQRKGANLENETLLEGLKSFVSEATDFYQNLIAKIRRSYGLPKDVSVSSGIGISRSIESADMGRCQFSCHRSLVFLGDLARYRELYGNPDAQDRKWSTAARHYLDASLIWPDSGNPQNQLAVLATYLGDEFLALYHCTRSLAVKEPFPDAWNNLILLFEKNRSYGLSDKAIFDFSKPSKRSTIQNTTVDDVLTEQFGIWPLMVRVMGFFYVKSSLEEFPGIFGSSISQLETLFSLDDVHVKTFLESYQLLDGARKGPFRGLQLVCVLIFTVQTLLESKSQKSSHAKYKLQPALIQRALASAYIIMGRIVERCVMGNPLDHSYLLPSILVFVEWLVEFLDKPESSEADEIRINAASYFFGVFVNFLNQLENMGCEFKSHDFAALWEDHELRGFLPVSQSHECLDFSTDRESRREYGDNHECEVRISRILLASMKIVNKPSGSQSLIFYEKMGRKIYAAEAKELQCKRDLEAIEGVSDSVGRDLLHNSPQNIQSPCEPTKESEVKSKEAIKYNLDVDRTSTHVEEEEVILFKPIVRYNSAPLQNLLATTEKVVASSGEPLQRNSSLNFQRQKYGDPSGFRQNLGGSRLKKISWQEPLTESYTITDPVIEQLVDSSRFGMAGDEIGAVSSTEGPPSLSGWVLERESFGVSGEKGKFDPSKYDLGKNDCIASAGVSSLSLGEAAIRDQDAKVTSSYASPHFVCRFSSEGDTAVNGLSSFATTPYSAPPFLPQQPSAPLLPDDALWSSSDSSSYSEYKDSEEMKEQFFEASRVNKYSNLPGVQNCAPTFDPLTIPRFNYEDSTSRFHHYEGNFGQAQASSEPVQRNPPSNLGRFQDEDLSRSSLFDRWTNGLTFDQKEKLRDPQWNPGFQKVYGNSDEHEREKLFHAQRSPNPYWGGAAMKLKSEQQLLLQYLKEKKLRLQLESQLRAIQR; translated from the exons ATGTCTGGAGATAAGCGGGCGAGTGGATATGTTATATCTGCTCCAGTCGTTCATAATAATGCAATGGGACTTCTCAATGATCAGAAAAGCGTTATTGTCGAG GCTGTTAATGCAGAAAAACAGTTGTGGCAGTTGATTCATTCCAAGGGTCCAATGAACACTGATGTTCAAGAGTTATACCGCAAAGCTCGTTCAAGTTACGAGGAAATCATTGTGAATGACCATGAGTTAGCAGAACTTCAAGATATCGAATATTCCTTGTGGAAGCTTCATTATAAACACATTGATGAATTTCGCAATAGAATAAGGAAAGCTTCTGTCCAAAGGAAAGGTGCAAACTTGGAGAATGAGACTCTCCTTGAAGGACTGAAATCCTTTGTGTCAGAAGCTACTGATTTTTACCAAAATTTGATTGCAAAAATCAGAAGAAGCTATGGACTTCCGAAGGATGTCTCGGTCAGCAGTGGCATTGGTATTTCTAGGTCCATAGAATCAGCGGACATGGGAAGATGCCAGTTTTCTTGCCACCGTTCTTTAGTTTTCCTTGGAGATCTTGCTCGATACAGGGAGCTATATGGAAATCCTGATGCTCAAGATCGGAAGTGGTCAACTGCTGCCAGACACTACTTAGATGCATCACTGATTTGGCCAGATAGTGGCAACCCACAAAATCAG T TGGCTGTTTTGGCAACATATCTTGGCGATGAATTCCTAGCTTTATACCATTGCACAAGAAGTCTCGCTGTTAAAGAACCTTTCCCTGATGCTTGGAATAACCTCATTTTGCTTTTTGAGAAG AATAGGTCATATGGGCTTTCTGACAAGGCCATTTTCGATTTTTCCAAACCATCTAAAAGGAGCACAATTCAAAATACCACTGTAGATGATGTCTTGACTGAGCAGTTTGGTATTTGGCCTCTCATGGTTCGGGTGATGGGCTTCTTCTATGTCAAATCAAG TTTGGAGGAGTTCCCTGGCATATTTGGTTCGTCCATAAGCCAATTGGAGACCTTATTCTCTCTTGATGATGTCCATGTGAAAACTTTTCTAGAGTCATATCAGTTGTTGGATGGAGCAAGAAAAGGTCCTTTCCGAGGGttacaacttgtttgtgtactcATTTTTACTGTTCAGACCCTACTTGAATCAAAAAGCCAAAAGTCTAGCCATGCTAAGTACAAGCTGCAACCTGCCTTGATTCAGCGAGCATTAGCTTCTGCTTACATCATTATGGGTCGGATAGTTGAAAGATGTGTGATGGGTAATCCTCTAGATCATAGTTATCTTTTACCATCTATATTAGTATTTGTTGAATGGTTGGTAGAATTTCTGGACAAACCGGAAAGCAGCGAGGCTGATGAAATACGTATAAATGCAGCAAGTTActtctttggggtttttgtgaactttTTGAATCAGTTAGAAAATATGGGTTGTGAATTCAAGTCTCACGATTTTGCAGCCCTTTGGGAAGATCACGAGTTACGAGGGTTTTTACCTGTCAGTCAATCCCATGAATGTTTAGATTTTTCAACTGACAGAGAGTCGAGAAGAGAATACGGTGACAATCATGAATGTGAAGTTCGCATATCTCGCATCCTTCTTGCTTCTATGAAGATTGTTAACAAACCAAGTGGATCACAGAGCTTGATCTTTTATGAGAAAATGGGAAGAAAAATTTACGCTGCTGAGGCAAAGGAACTACAGTGCAAGAGAGACTTAGAAGCAATTGAAGGGGTTTCTGATTCCGTAGGAAGAGACTTGTTGCATAACTCTCCACAAAATATTCAGTCACCATgtgaaccaacaaaagaaagtgAAGTGAAAAGTAAGGAGGCTATTAAATATAACCTTGATGTGGATAGAACATCCACTCATGTAGAGGAGGAAGAAGTCATTCTCTTTAAGCCAATTGTGAGATATAACTCTGCACCACTTCAAAATCTTCTTGCTACAACTGAAAAAGTAGTTGCATCTTCTGGTGAACCATTGCAGCGAAACTCTTCATTAAATTTTCAAAGACAGAAATATGGTGATCCTTCTGGTTTTCGTCAAAACCTAGGTGGTTCTAGGTTGAAAAAAATATCATGGCAAGAACCTCTTACAGAGAGTTATACTATCACGGATCCAGTCATTGAACAGTTGGTAGATTCATCTAGATTTGGAATGGCAGGTGATGAAATAGGTGCAGTATCATCTACGGAAGGGCCTCCCTCCCTCAGCGGATGGGTCCTTGAAAGAGAGAGTTTTGGCGTTAGTGGAGAGAAGGGTAAATTTGATCCAAGCAAGTATGACTTGGGAAAAAACGATTGCATTGCTTCTGCAGGTGTAAGTAGTCTCTCCCTTGGAGAGGCTGCAATAAGAGATCAAGATGCTAAGGTAACATCTTCATATGCATCACCTCATTTTGTGTGCCGGTTTTCTTCGGAGGGTGACACTGCTGTTAATGGGTTAAGTTCTTTTGCAACTACCCCCTATTCAGCACCTCCCTTTCTCCCTCAACAGCCTTCTGCTCCATTATTGCCCGATGATGCACTTTGGTCTAGTAGTGATTCGTCAAGTTATTCCGAGTACAAGGATTCAGAAGAAATGAAAGAACAGTTTTTTGAGGCATCACGGGTTAATAAATATTCAAATTTGCCAGGAGTACAGAATTGTGCACCCACTTTTGATCCTCTGACCATTCCTAGGTTCAACTATGAAGATTCCACGTCAAGGTTTCATCACTATGaaggaaattttggacaagcccAAGCTAGTAGCGAGCCAGTTCAACGCAATCCACCGAGTAACCTTGGGAGGTTCCAGGACGAAGATCTTTCAAGGTCGAGTCTTTTTGATCGGTGGACGAATGGTTTAACATTTGATCAGAAGGAAAAATTGCGGGACCCCCAGTGGAATCCAGGATTTCAGAAAGTTTATGGTAATAGTGATGAGCATGAAAGGGAGAAGCTTTTTCATGCCCAGCGAAGTCCCAATCCTTACTGGGGTGGTGCTGCCATGAAGTTGAAGTCTGAGCAGCAGTTGCTTCTACAATATCTGAAAGAGAAGAAGCTACGACTGCAGTTAGAGTCTCAATTGAGAGCCATTCAGAGGTGA
- the LOC113287606 gene encoding switch 2-like → MSFTSFKQTLKRCSDFPNPSSSQPSILNEDLKSPQLPRKPPKSSLSQQLQRLQDPLSLPPPKQNQEQPVKENAQEVDDDDDGDAEESGIGISREPVSTHFQFDPTGPFEPMVLSSPGESPVVQVPAAINCRLLEHQREGVRFLYGLYKKNHGGILGDDMGLGKTIQTIAFLAAVVGDEAENGDSKMLKRVGKKNPVLIICPTSIIQNWENEFSKWAKFSVSVYHGANRDLIIEKLESHGIDVVITSFDSFRIHGKILSEVDWHIVVVDEAHRLKNDKSKLYGACLGIKTRNRYGLTGTVMQNKIMELFNLFDWVAPGSLGTREHFRDFYDEPLKLGQRSSAPERFVQVADERKQHLASVLRRYLLRRTKEETIGHLMMGKEDNVVFCAMSDLQRRAYRRMLQLPDIQCLVNKDLPCSCGSPLKQVECCNRIVPNGIIWSYLHRENPDGCDSCPFCLVLPCLVKLQQLSNHLELIKPNPKDDIEKQKKDAELASAVFGTDIHLVGGNTQSESFMNLSDVEHCGKMRALEKLMSTWVLHGDKILVFSYSVRMLDILEKFLIRKGYCFSRLDGSTPTSSRQPLVDDFNSSPSKQVFLISTRAGGLGLNLVSANRVVIFDPNWNPAQDLQAQDRSFRYGQKRHVVVFRLLAAGSLEELVYSRQVYKQQLSNIAVSGKMEKRYFEGVQDCKEFQGELFGISNLFRDLSDKLFTSEIIELNGKHDQNHGNHNDQAEDIVGTCPPSNEENETSPADSKGSRYDNLDVAVSNKTTMLEALGIVYTHRNEDVVNYKPVVQAKKDMTVAEPDSTQHQRVTSSVKMHSKSTSDLSKRELSLSKKKSQYSCLAQFMGMTDIKFSKWLLSVSNSEREKVLRDYKKQKEKIQNG, encoded by the exons ATGTCGTTTACGAGtttcaaacaaaccctaaaacgtTGTTCTGATTTCCCTAATCCTTCTTCATCCCAACCTTCAATTCTCAATGAAGATTTAAAATCACCACAACTTCCAAGAAAACCCCCAAAATCTTCTCTTTCACAACAACTCCAACGACTTCAAGATCCTCTATCTCTTCCCCCACCAAAACAGAATCAAGAGCAACCTGTGAAGGAAAATGCACAAGAAGTTGACGATGATGATGACGGTGATGCAGAAGAAAGTGGTATTGGAATTAGTAGAGAACCAGTTTCTACTCATTTTCAATTTGATCCAACTGGACCCTTTGAACCCATGGTCCTTTCTTCCCCCGGCGAGTCTCCAGTAGTTCAG GTCCCTGCAGCTATCAACTGCCGTCTACTTGAGCATCAGAGGGAGGGAGTGAGATTCTTATATGGTTTATATAAGAAGAATCATGGCGGTATTCTTGGAGATGAcat GGGTCTAGGGAAAACCATCCAAACAATTGCTTTTCTGGCTGCTGTAGTTGGGGATGAAGCTGAAAATGGTGACTCTAAAATGTTAAAGCGTGTAGGGAAAAAGAATCCTGTACTGATTATTTGCCCTACTTCGATTATTCAAAATTGGGAAAATGAATTCTCTAAATGGGCAAAGTTTAGTGTTTCTGTTTATCATGGAGCAAATCGCGATCTCATAATCGAGAAGCTTGAATCACATGGTATTGACGTAGTCATTACTAGTTTTGACTCATTCAGAATTCACGGTAAAATCCTATCAGAGGTCGATTGGCATATTGTAGTTGTGGATGAGGCACACAGGTTAAAAAATGATAAGTCGAAACTATACGGTGCTTGCTTAGGAATAAAAACCAGAAATCGCTATGGCCTAACAGGAACTGTAATGCAGAATAAAATCATGGAGCTGTTCAATCTTTTTGATTGGGTTGCACCTGGTTCCTTAGGCACGAGGGAACATTTTCGGGACTTTTATGATGAGCCACTTAAGCTTGGTCAAAGGTCCAGTGCTCCGGAAAGATTTGTCCAGGTTGCTGATGAGCGCAAGCAGCATCTAGCATCAGTTCTCCGGAGGTATCTATTAAGAAGAACCAAGGAAGAGACCATTGGACATTTAATGATGGGCAAGGAAGATAATGTTGTGTTTTGTGCAATGAGCGATCTGCAAAGACGTGCATACAGGAGGATGTTGCAGTTACCAGATATCCAATGTCTGGTAAATAAGGATCTTCCCTGTAGCTGCGGAAGCCCTTTAAAACAGGTGGAATGTTGCAATAGGATTGTACCAAATGGCATAATCTGGTCTTATCTTCATAGGGAAAACCCTGATGGTTGTGATTCATGCCCATTCTGCCTCGTTCTTCCTTGCCTTGTGAAGCTTCAGCAG CTTAGCAATCACTTGGAGTTGATTAAGCCTAACCCGAAGGATGACATAGAGAAACAAAAGAAAGATGCAGAATTAGCTTCTGCTGTCTTTGGTACTGATATTCACTTGGTTGGTGGCAATACCCAAAGCGAGAGTTTCATGAACCTTAGCGACGTTGAGCACTGTGGAAAAATGCGAGCTTTGGAGAAGTTAATGTCTACTTGGGTTTTACATGGTGACAAAATTCTTGTGTTCAGCTACTCTGTAAG AATGCTGGATATACTGGAAAAATTTCTTATACGCAAAGGATATTGCTTCTCTAGACTTGATGGTTCAACCCCAACGAGTTCCCGTCAGCCCCTTGTTGATGATTTCAATTCAAGTCCAAGCAAGCAG GTCTTCCTTATATCAACCCGAGCTGGTGGTCTGGGACTGAATCTCGTTAGTGCAAATCGTGTTGTTATATTTGATCCAAATTGGAACCCTGCGCAAGATTTACAGGCGCAAGATAGGTCATTCCGTTATGGGCAGAAACGGCATGTTGTGGTTTTTCGCCTTCTTGCTGCTGGTTCCCTTGAGGAGCTTGTATATTCACGTCAGGTCTACAAACAACAGCTATCAAATATTGCTGTATCTGGAAAAATGGAAAAAAGGTATTTTGAAGGTGTCCAGGATTGCAAAGAATTTCAAGGGGAGCTTTTCGGAATCTCCAATCTATTCCGTGATTTATCTGATAAGCTTTTCACCAGTGAGATCATTGAATTAAATGGAAAACATGATCAAAACCACGGAAATCATAATGATCAAGCTGAGGATATAGTCGGGACATGTCCTCCTTCAAATGAAGAGAATGAAACATCTCCCGCGGATTCTAAGGGCAGCAGATACGACAACTTGGATGTTGCTGTCTCAAATAAAACAACAATGCTCGAAGCTTTAG GAATTGTATACACTCATCGCAATGAAGACGTCGTCAATTATAAACCCGTAGTTCAAGCAAAGAAAGATATGACAGTGGCTGAACCTGATAGCACCCAACATCAGAGAGTCACATCTTCAGTAAAAATGCATAGTAAATCAACTTCAGATTTAAGTAAGCGAGAATTATCTTTGTCCAAGAAAAAGAGCCAGTATAGCTGTCTTGCCCAGTTTATGGGCATGACTGATATCAAATTCAGCAAGTGGTTACTGTCTGTGTCAAATTCTGAAAGAGAAAAAGTGCTTCGAGACTACAAAAAGCAGAAGGAAAAGATTCAAAATGGTTGA
- the LOC113290812 gene encoding protein SMG7L-like: MSGDKRASGYVISAPVVHNNAMGLLNDQKSVIVEAVNAEKQLWQLIHSKGPMNTDVQELYRKARSSYEEIIVNDHELAELQDIEYSLWKLHYKHIDEFRNRIRKASVQRKGANLENETLLEGLKSFVSEATDFYQNLIAKIRRSYGLPKDVSVSSGIGISRSIESADMGRCQFSCHRSLVFLGDLARYRELYGNPDAQDRKWSTAARHYLDASLIWPDSGNPQNQLAVLATYLGDEFLALYHCTRSLAVKEPFPDAWNNLILLFEKNRSYGLSDKAIFDFSKPSKRSTIQNTTVDDVLTEQFGIWPLMVRVMGFFYVKSSLEEFPGIFGSSISQLETLFSLDDVHVKTFLESYQLLDGARKGPFRGLQLVCVLIFTVQTLLESKSQKSSHAKYKLQPALIQRALASAYIIMGRIVERCVMGNPLDHSYLLPSILVFVEWLVEFLDKPESSEADEIRINAASYFFGVFVNFLNQLENMGCEFKSHDFAALWEDHELRGFLPVSQSHECLDFSTDRESRREYGDNHECEVRISRILLASMKIVNKPSGSQSLIFYEKMGRKIYAAEAKELQCKRDLEAIEGVSDSVGRDLLHNSPQNIQSPCEPTKESEVKSKEAIKYNLDVDRTSTHVEEEEVILFKPIVRYNLHHFKIFLLQLKK; this comes from the exons ATGTCTGGAGATAAGCGGGCGAGTGGATATGTTATATCTGCTCCAGTCGTTCATAATAATGCAATGGGACTTCTCAATGATCAGAAAAGCGTTATTGTCGAG GCTGTTAATGCAGAAAAACAGTTGTGGCAGTTGATTCATTCCAAGGGTCCAATGAACACTGATGTTCAAGAGTTATACCGCAAAGCTCGTTCAAGTTACGAGGAAATCATTGTGAATGACCATGAGTTAGCAGAACTTCAAGATATCGAATATTCCTTGTGGAAGCTTCATTATAAACACATTGATGAATTTCGCAATAGAATAAGGAAAGCTTCTGTCCAAAGGAAAGGTGCAAACTTGGAGAATGAGACTCTCCTTGAAGGACTGAAATCCTTTGTGTCAGAAGCTACTGATTTTTACCAAAATTTGATTGCAAAAATCAGAAGAAGCTATGGACTTCCGAAGGATGTCTCGGTCAGCAGTGGCATTGGTATTTCTAGGTCCATAGAATCAGCGGACATGGGAAGATGCCAGTTTTCTTGCCACCGTTCTTTAGTTTTCCTTGGAGATCTTGCTCGATACAGGGAGCTATATGGAAATCCTGATGCTCAAGATCGGAAGTGGTCAACTGCTGCCAGACACTACTTAGATGCATCACTGATTTGGCCAGATAGTGGCAACCCACAAAATCAG TTGGCTGTTTTGGCAACATATCTTGGCGATGAATTCCTAGCTTTATACCATTGCACAAGAAGTCTCGCTGTTAAAGAACCTTTCCCTGATGCTTGGAATAACCTCATTTTGCTTTTTGAGAAG AATAGGTCATATGGGCTTTCTGACAAGGCCATTTTCGATTTTTCCAAACCATCTAAAAGGAGCACAATTCAAAATACCACTGTAGATGATGTCTTGACTGAGCAGTTTGGTATTTGGCCTCTCATGGTTCGGGTGATGGGCTTCTTCTATGTCAAATCAAG TTTGGAGGAGTTCCCTGGCATATTTGGTTCGTCCATAAGCCAATTGGAGACCTTATTCTCTCTTGATGATGTCCATGTGAAAACTTTTCTAGAGTCATATCAGTTGTTGGATGGAGCAAGAAAAGGTCCTTTCCGAGGGttacaacttgtttgtgtactcATTTTTACTGTTCAGACCCTACTTGAATCAAAAAGCCAAAAGTCTAGCCATGCTAAGTACAAGCTGCAACCTGCCTTGATTCAGCGAGCATTAGCTTCTGCTTACATCATTATGGGTCGGATAGTTGAAAGATGTGTGATGGGTAATCCTCTAGATCATAGTTATCTTTTACCATCTATATTAGTATTTGTTGAATGGTTGGTAGAATTTCTGGACAAACCGGAAAGCAGCGAGGCTGATGAAATACGTATAAATGCAGCAAGTTActtctttggggtttttgtgaactttTTGAATCAGTTAGAAAATATGGGTTGTGAATTCAAGTCTCACGATTTTGCAGCCCTTTGGGAAGATCACGAGTTACGAGGGTTTTTACCTGTCAGTCAATCCCATGAATGTTTAGATTTTTCAACTGACAGAGAGTCGAGAAGAGAATACGGTGACAATCATGAATGTGAAGTTCGCATATCTCGCATCCTTCTTGCTTCTATGAAGATTGTTAACAAACCAAGTGGATCACAGAGCTTGATCTTTTATGAGAAAATGGGAAGAAAAATTTACGCTGCTGAGGCAAAGGAACTACAGTGCAAGAGAGACTTAGAAGCAATTGAAGGGGTTTCTGATTCCGTAGGAAGAGACTTGTTGCATAACTCTCCACAAAATATTCAGTCACCATgtgaaccaacaaaagaaagtgAAGTGAAAAGTAAGGAGGCTATTAAATATAACCTTGATGTGGATAGAACATCCACTCATGTAGAGGAGGAAGAAGTCATTCTCTTTAAGCCAATTGTGAGATATAACTTGCACCACTTCAAAATCTTCTTGCTACAACTGAAAAAGTAG